The following are from one region of the Edwardsiella tarda ATCC 15947 = NBRC 105688 genome:
- a CDS encoding YceH family protein, translated as MIKHILSPIEARVIGCFLEKQVTTPEQYPLSLNALTTACNQKTNREPVLDLSESEVQNALDLLVRKHQIRSINAPGSRVVKYEHRFCNSEFGDLRFSPAEVALICCLLLRGPQTPGELRTRSNRLYAFADVNEAEQALNRLAEREDGPFVVRLAREPGRRESRYAHLFCGEAAIGAESAAVDTASAAVETDELSARVTALESEVADLKRRLASLLSDE; from the coding sequence ATGATTAAACATATTCTTTCCCCGATCGAGGCACGCGTCATCGGCTGCTTCCTTGAGAAGCAGGTCACGACGCCGGAACAGTATCCGTTATCGCTTAATGCCCTGACCACCGCCTGCAACCAGAAGACCAATCGAGAGCCGGTATTGGATCTGAGCGAAAGCGAGGTGCAGAACGCCCTGGATCTGTTGGTACGTAAGCATCAGATCCGTAGCATCAACGCCCCGGGCAGTCGCGTGGTGAAGTATGAACACCGCTTCTGCAACTCCGAGTTTGGCGATCTGCGCTTCAGCCCGGCGGAGGTCGCGCTGATCTGCTGCCTGTTACTGCGTGGTCCACAGACACCGGGAGAGCTGCGTACCCGTAGCAACCGGCTGTATGCCTTCGCCGATGTCAATGAGGCGGAGCAGGCGCTGAACCGCCTGGCGGAGCGTGAAGATGGCCCCTTCGTCGTGCGTCTGGCGCGTGAGCCGGGACGGCGAGAGAGTCGCTACGCGCATCTCTTCTGCGGCGAAGCGGCGATCGGGGCGGAGAGCGCCGCGGTAGATACAGCGAGTGCGGCGGTGGAGACGGATGAATTGAGCGCACGAGTCACGGCGCTGGAGTCGGAGGTCGCCGACTTGAAACGGCGTTTGGCGAGCCTGTTGTCCGACGAATAA